The genomic region CCATCTCACGCGAGATGATGTTGTCGCCGGGCGAGGAGAACGCCACCGGCGTCGGGCCCGCCTTGGACAGCACGGTCTCGAACTTCACCACGTCGGTGCGGAACGCCGCCGTGTTGACGTTGGCGACGTTGTTGGCGATCGTCTGGAGGCGCTTTTCGAGGGCGACCTGCGCCGACAATCCCACATAGAGAGCCGATTGCATGACTTACCTGTTGAACTTGATGTTCTGAAGCGTCGCGAGCACGTTGGTGTCCATGCTGACCGACGTCGCGGCGCCGGCGATCAGGATCAGCGCGGGATTGGCCGAGCTGTCGTCCTTAGCCTGGGTCGCATCCCACATCGCCGCAAAGCGCTGCACGAACTTGGTCACCTTGGCCGGGTCCTGGAAGTCGGCGAGATTGATCCTGTCCGCGATCATCTTGGCCTGGGCGTCGATGTCGGCCGAGCTGATCGTCGCCGGCAGGCCGAGCGCGGTCTGCACCACCTGCGTCAGCGCCTTGTCGGCGAGGACCTGGTAGGCGGTCGCGATCGTGGAAGCCTTGCGCGTGAAATACAGCGCCAATCGCAGGCCTTCGTTCTGGTCGCCGGCCTTCTCCTCCATCGTCTGCGTGACGAACTGGGTTGCCGTGCCGGTCGTGGCCGCGGCGGTCTGGGTCGCCTTGTCGCCGAGTGCGGCGAAGTTGAAGGCGCTTGCGAATTGCCGGTAGCGGGCGTCGGTCAGCTTGTTGGCAAAGGCGTCCTTGCTCGCGACCCCCTCGGTCAGCACCTTGCGCATGAACGCCTTGGCGTAGGTCATGTCGCTGAGGCCATAGGCCTTCATCGCATAGGAGTAGAGGCGATAGTCCTTCAGGAAATCGTCGATGGTCTTCACCTTGCCGATATGGCTGAGGAAATAATCGGTCTCGCGGCTGACATCCGGCTGCTGCGCGACCTGCGTCAGCGACTTGCCCATGTCCTTGGTCAGCCTGGTATAGTCCGCGATGGTGGATAGCATGACACGCGCCCCTCTGGCCGCCGTTGCGACGCCGCTTCAAGCTGCCGCCAATTGCTTGCGCGGGGCTGGCGACGAAGAAGCCAGCTTCGCGCAAGCGTCGCCGACTAGTTATTCCCGGTGGGATCGGCGATGGAGCGGCGCGTTGGGCAGTTTCGTGGGGATTTTCATCACGGTAGCGGCGCTGCTCGGCGGTTTTGCCGCCATGGGCGGGCACCTGGCCGTGCTCATGCAGCCATGGGAATTCGTCATCATCATAGGCACTGCGGTCGGCACCTTCATCCTGGCCAATCCGTGGAAGACGGTCGTCGACAGCGGGGTCGCCTGCATGCAGGCCATCACCAACGCGGTGCCGGGACAGCGCTATTACCTCGATCTGCTCGGTGCGCTGCACGCTTTGATGCGTGAGCTACGGGGCAAGGGCCGCAACGAGGTGGAGGCGCATATCGACGATCCCTCGTCGTCCGAGATCTTCAAGGCATTTCCCAGCGTGCTCGGCGACCCCTCGTTGCTGCAGTTCATCTGCGATTACGTCCGTCTCATCATCATGGGC from Bradyrhizobium sp. CB1015 harbors:
- a CDS encoding DUF1217 domain-containing protein; the protein is MLSTIADYTRLTKDMGKSLTQVAQQPDVSRETDYFLSHIGKVKTIDDFLKDYRLYSYAMKAYGLSDMTYAKAFMRKVLTEGVASKDAFANKLTDARYRQFASAFNFAALGDKATQTAAATTGTATQFVTQTMEEKAGDQNEGLRLALYFTRKASTIATAYQVLADKALTQVVQTALGLPATISSADIDAQAKMIADRINLADFQDPAKVTKFVQRFAAMWDATQAKDDSSANPALILIAGAATSVSMDTNVLATLQNIKFNR